A region from the Hydra vulgaris chromosome 08, alternate assembly HydraT2T_AEP genome encodes:
- the LOC136083070 gene encoding histone-lysine N-methyltransferase SETMAR-like: MECQVDKNEHFRHHLLFALNRGVKATEAAREICAVYGKIAIAERTVRYWFAKFRSGNIDLKDASRSGRPSEFDEKRLNQLLNENARQTTRELAERIGSNKSTVAEHLNSMGKIQKLGAWVPYVASLLACHL; encoded by the coding sequence ATGGAGTGTCAAGTCGACAAAAACGAGCATTTTCGACACCACCTTCTTTTTGCGCTTAACCGAGGTGTCAAAGCCACGGAAGCTGCTAGAGAGATTTGTGCCGTATACGGAAAGATTGCCATAGCTGAAAGAACTGTTCGATATTGGTTTGCGAAGTTCAGAAGTGGCAATATTGACCTTAAGGATGCATCTCGTTCCGGGCGACCAAGTGAGTTTGATGAAAAGCGTTTAAATCAACTTCTGAATGAAAACGCGCGTCAAACAACCAGAGAATTGGCAGAGCGTATAGGATCCAATAAATCAACAGTAGCAGAACATCTCAACTCAATGGGAAAGATTCAAAAACTCGGAGCCTGGGTGCCGTACGTAGCCAGTTTGCTTGCTTGTCATCTCTAA
- the LOC105844418 gene encoding uncharacterized protein LOC105844418 isoform X4, translating into MENLLIQLEVQRSILDGYCYGLNRAIKRLEDRIKKQELCAKQKVVKVDEKEIEMVNEIDQLIAKAEKLFQPDCQKSLCCQSQNFENVLSKKLSRNQSVEPSRNQSSIKLKTTLKKNHVTIAKPKVLNNAINSVPSATAKRVINSYGQKHIKQSKPLKAKKYEKEVDNSCRSLPQEHEKPKVEFLQDNTKDLSKINKCDSRKDSFVINSCNSEISLNNICNDEIISEKLFDDEFMGSYKKYLSLERYIKKLKCSPDLLSERKNAVNEFMFSLENSCTKESLRTCVSQNVEYDLTFGQQVKDAITTDENGSLDQVEIMRKLNNMIRMEQLVYKRNFINFTRKMGAKSLMSLKETDRQSSKIYKQLYYLLVDSYPTLIFSG; encoded by the exons ATGGAGAATTTGTTAATTCAACTTGAAGTCCAAAGAAGCATATTAGACGGATATTGCTACGGATTGAATCGTGCAATCAAAAGACTTGAAGACAG AATTAAAAAGCAAGAACTATGTGCCAAACAGAAAGTCGTTAAAGTTGAcg aaaaagaaattgAGATGGTAAATGAGATTGATCAGTTAATTGCAAAAGCTGAAAAGTTGTTTCAGCCAGATTGTCAGAAGTCTTTAT gttGTCAATCAcagaattttgaaaatgttttatctaaGAAGTTATCAAGAAATCAAAGTGTGGAGCCATCAAGAAATCAAAGTTccataaaattgaaaacaacacttaaaaaaaatcatgtgaCAATAGCGAaaccaaaagttttaaataatgcaattaaTAGTGTACCTTCAGCTACTGCAAAACGTGTAATAAATAGCTATggtcaaaaacatattaagCAGTCTAAGCCACTCAAAGCTAAAAAATATGAGAAGGAAGTAGATAACAGTTGTCGGTCTTTACCTCAAGAACATGAGAAACCAAAAGTGGAATTCTTACAAGACAATACAAAAGacttatcaaaaataaataaatgtgatAGTCGTAAAGATAGTTTTGTAATAAACAGTTGCAATTCagaaatttcattaaataatatttgtaatgatGAAATAATATCAGAGAAGTTGTTTGATGATGAATTTATGGGATCCTACAAAAAGTATTTGTCATTAGAAAGATACATAAAGAAACTGAAATGTTCACCAGATCTTTTGAGTGAAAGAAAAAATGCTGTTAATGAATTTATGTTTAGTTTAGAAAATAGTTGCACAAAAGAAAGTTTACGTACTTGTGTCTCTCAAAATGTGGAATATGATCTGACTTTTGGTCAACAAGTAAAAGATGCAATAA CAACAGATGAGAATGGAAGCCTGGatcaa GTTGAAATTATGAGAAAGCTTAACAATATGATACGAATGGAGCAACTCGTTTAtaaaagaaactttataaatttcacTAGAAAAATGGGCGCTAAAAGTCTTATGAGTCTTAAAGAAACAGACAG gcaaagctctaaaatttacaaacaactttattatttactagTTGATTCGTATCCAACTCTTATTTTTTCTGGTTGA
- the LOC105844418 gene encoding uncharacterized protein LOC105844418 isoform X3 — translation MENLLIQLEVQRSILDGYCYGLNRAIKRLEDRIKKQELCAKQKVVKVDEKEIEMVNEIDQLIAKAEKLFQPDCQKSLCCQSQNFENVLSKKLSRNQSVEPSRNQSSIKLKTTLKKNHVTIAKPKVLNNAINSVPSATAKRVINSYGQKHIKQSKPLKAKKYEKEVDNSCRSLPQEHEKPKVEFLQDNTKDLSKINKCDSRKDSFVINSCNSEISLNNICNDEIISEKLFDDEFMGSYKKYLSLERYIKKLKCSPDLLSERKNAVNEFMFSLENSCTKESLRTCVSQNVEYDLTFGQQVKDAISNATDENGSLDQVEIMRKLNNMIRMEQLVYKRNFINFTRKMGAKSLMSLKETDRQSSKIYKQLYYLLVDSYPTLIFSG, via the exons ATGGAGAATTTGTTAATTCAACTTGAAGTCCAAAGAAGCATATTAGACGGATATTGCTACGGATTGAATCGTGCAATCAAAAGACTTGAAGACAG AATTAAAAAGCAAGAACTATGTGCCAAACAGAAAGTCGTTAAAGTTGAcg aaaaagaaattgAGATGGTAAATGAGATTGATCAGTTAATTGCAAAAGCTGAAAAGTTGTTTCAGCCAGATTGTCAGAAGTCTTTAT gttGTCAATCAcagaattttgaaaatgttttatctaaGAAGTTATCAAGAAATCAAAGTGTGGAGCCATCAAGAAATCAAAGTTccataaaattgaaaacaacacttaaaaaaaatcatgtgaCAATAGCGAaaccaaaagttttaaataatgcaattaaTAGTGTACCTTCAGCTACTGCAAAACGTGTAATAAATAGCTATggtcaaaaacatattaagCAGTCTAAGCCACTCAAAGCTAAAAAATATGAGAAGGAAGTAGATAACAGTTGTCGGTCTTTACCTCAAGAACATGAGAAACCAAAAGTGGAATTCTTACAAGACAATACAAAAGacttatcaaaaataaataaatgtgatAGTCGTAAAGATAGTTTTGTAATAAACAGTTGCAATTCagaaatttcattaaataatatttgtaatgatGAAATAATATCAGAGAAGTTGTTTGATGATGAATTTATGGGATCCTACAAAAAGTATTTGTCATTAGAAAGATACATAAAGAAACTGAAATGTTCACCAGATCTTTTGAGTGAAAGAAAAAATGCTGTTAATGAATTTATGTTTAGTTTAGAAAATAGTTGCACAAAAGAAAGTTTACGTACTTGTGTCTCTCAAAATGTGGAATATGATCTGACTTTTGGTCAACAAGTAAAAGATGCAATAAGTAATG CAACAGATGAGAATGGAAGCCTGGatcaa GTTGAAATTATGAGAAAGCTTAACAATATGATACGAATGGAGCAACTCGTTTAtaaaagaaactttataaatttcacTAGAAAAATGGGCGCTAAAAGTCTTATGAGTCTTAAAGAAACAGACAG gcaaagctctaaaatttacaaacaactttattatttactagTTGATTCGTATCCAACTCTTATTTTTTCTGGTTGA
- the LOC105844418 gene encoding uncharacterized protein LOC105844418 isoform X6: MVNEIDQLIAKAEKLFQPDCQKSLCCQSQNFENVLSKKLSRNQSVEPSRNQSSIKLKTTLKKNHVTIAKPKVLNNAINSVPSATAKRVINSYGQKHIKQSKPLKAKKYEKEVDNSCRSLPQEHEKPKVEFLQDNTKDLSKINKCDSRKDSFVINSCNSEISLNNICNDEIISEKLFDDEFMGSYKKYLSLERYIKKLKCSPDLLSERKNAVNEFMFSLENSCTKESLRTCVSQNVEYDLTFGQQVKDAISNATDENGSLDQVEIMRKLNNMIRMEQLVYKRNFINFTRKMGAKSLMSLKETDRQSSKIYKQLYYLLVDSYPTLIFSG, encoded by the exons ATGGTAAATGAGATTGATCAGTTAATTGCAAAAGCTGAAAAGTTGTTTCAGCCAGATTGTCAGAAGTCTTTAT gttGTCAATCAcagaattttgaaaatgttttatctaaGAAGTTATCAAGAAATCAAAGTGTGGAGCCATCAAGAAATCAAAGTTccataaaattgaaaacaacacttaaaaaaaatcatgtgaCAATAGCGAaaccaaaagttttaaataatgcaattaaTAGTGTACCTTCAGCTACTGCAAAACGTGTAATAAATAGCTATggtcaaaaacatattaagCAGTCTAAGCCACTCAAAGCTAAAAAATATGAGAAGGAAGTAGATAACAGTTGTCGGTCTTTACCTCAAGAACATGAGAAACCAAAAGTGGAATTCTTACAAGACAATACAAAAGacttatcaaaaataaataaatgtgatAGTCGTAAAGATAGTTTTGTAATAAACAGTTGCAATTCagaaatttcattaaataatatttgtaatgatGAAATAATATCAGAGAAGTTGTTTGATGATGAATTTATGGGATCCTACAAAAAGTATTTGTCATTAGAAAGATACATAAAGAAACTGAAATGTTCACCAGATCTTTTGAGTGAAAGAAAAAATGCTGTTAATGAATTTATGTTTAGTTTAGAAAATAGTTGCACAAAAGAAAGTTTACGTACTTGTGTCTCTCAAAATGTGGAATATGATCTGACTTTTGGTCAACAAGTAAAAGATGCAATAAGTAATG CAACAGATGAGAATGGAAGCCTGGatcaa GTTGAAATTATGAGAAAGCTTAACAATATGATACGAATGGAGCAACTCGTTTAtaaaagaaactttataaatttcacTAGAAAAATGGGCGCTAAAAGTCTTATGAGTCTTAAAGAAACAGACAG gcaaagctctaaaatttacaaacaactttattatttactagTTGATTCGTATCCAACTCTTATTTTTTCTGGTTGA
- the LOC105844418 gene encoding uncharacterized protein LOC105844418 isoform X5, with product MYRIKKQELCAKQKVVKVDEKEIEMVNEIDQLIAKAEKLFQPDCQKSLCCQSQNFENVLSKKLSRNQSVEPSRNQSSIKLKTTLKKNHVTIAKPKVLNNAINSVPSATAKRVINSYGQKHIKQSKPLKAKKYEKEVDNSCRSLPQEHEKPKVEFLQDNTKDLSKINKCDSRKDSFVINSCNSEISLNNICNDEIISEKLFDDEFMGSYKKYLSLERYIKKLKCSPDLLSERKNAVNEFMFSLENSCTKESLRTCVSQNVEYDLTFGQQVKDAISNATDENGSLDQVEIMRKLNNMIRMEQLVYKRNFINFTRKMGAKSLMSLKETDRQSSKIYKQLYYLLVDSYPTLIFSG from the exons ATGTATAG AATTAAAAAGCAAGAACTATGTGCCAAACAGAAAGTCGTTAAAGTTGAcg aaaaagaaattgAGATGGTAAATGAGATTGATCAGTTAATTGCAAAAGCTGAAAAGTTGTTTCAGCCAGATTGTCAGAAGTCTTTAT gttGTCAATCAcagaattttgaaaatgttttatctaaGAAGTTATCAAGAAATCAAAGTGTGGAGCCATCAAGAAATCAAAGTTccataaaattgaaaacaacacttaaaaaaaatcatgtgaCAATAGCGAaaccaaaagttttaaataatgcaattaaTAGTGTACCTTCAGCTACTGCAAAACGTGTAATAAATAGCTATggtcaaaaacatattaagCAGTCTAAGCCACTCAAAGCTAAAAAATATGAGAAGGAAGTAGATAACAGTTGTCGGTCTTTACCTCAAGAACATGAGAAACCAAAAGTGGAATTCTTACAAGACAATACAAAAGacttatcaaaaataaataaatgtgatAGTCGTAAAGATAGTTTTGTAATAAACAGTTGCAATTCagaaatttcattaaataatatttgtaatgatGAAATAATATCAGAGAAGTTGTTTGATGATGAATTTATGGGATCCTACAAAAAGTATTTGTCATTAGAAAGATACATAAAGAAACTGAAATGTTCACCAGATCTTTTGAGTGAAAGAAAAAATGCTGTTAATGAATTTATGTTTAGTTTAGAAAATAGTTGCACAAAAGAAAGTTTACGTACTTGTGTCTCTCAAAATGTGGAATATGATCTGACTTTTGGTCAACAAGTAAAAGATGCAATAAGTAATG CAACAGATGAGAATGGAAGCCTGGatcaa GTTGAAATTATGAGAAAGCTTAACAATATGATACGAATGGAGCAACTCGTTTAtaaaagaaactttataaatttcacTAGAAAAATGGGCGCTAAAAGTCTTATGAGTCTTAAAGAAACAGACAG gcaaagctctaaaatttacaaacaactttattatttactagTTGATTCGTATCCAACTCTTATTTTTTCTGGTTGA